Proteins encoded within one genomic window of Pseudomonas cannabina:
- a CDS encoding sensor histidine kinase has translation MAVLRTHENDTLIIRLLRTVFIGCLALLLMVQVANTQADESGTPATAQLTTAQLDWLKAHGPLRVGLVLRAPYAQFDQRLQQLSGANVDLMNALARTLPVELLWRNFADQAALEKALLNGEIDVAPGLMQTPAGLRVWLFSDPYLRVSQLLIGERDGSAAVDLEKLDSLSRVAVRMPSPTADYLRSNFAHLNLQGVPLERQALQLLLSQQARYAVVDEAQLSRLLREPEFSGLAVVGDIGLPQLLRVASRRDEPELAAIVSEALKAIPARELEQLHARWMPLNSSHFSESTGLWKNLCILLLVMLLACFAIVVWQRRQQQALEQELLTAREDLARRVESEEALRLAQFSIDQSTVGILWVNWDSRVRYANRAAEAMLGYAPGHVVERPLIDFEPGLHMDRWLNLWKNARSSEDSPQVFETNCLRADGSFLPADVSLSFLRFHEAEYLVVFLSDISERRRAHDQLRELSAHLESVREEEKARIAREVHDELGQMLTVLKLETSMCELAYAELDPGLSERLGSMKRLIAQLFQLVRDVATALRPPILDAGIASAIEWQARRFEARTQIPCLVQVPDNLPTLSDAKATGMFRILQEALTNVMRHAQAHTVEISLTLEDGILCMTIADDGQGFAVESGRAVSFGLVGMRERVLMLGGRLELDSEVGEGTTLRAYIPMDPTVQERHP, from the coding sequence ATGGCCGTCCTGCGCACACATGAGAACGACACGTTGATCATTCGTCTTCTGCGCACCGTTTTTATCGGCTGCCTGGCTTTGCTCTTGATGGTTCAGGTGGCGAATACGCAGGCTGACGAGTCTGGAACGCCTGCCACTGCGCAACTGACTACCGCGCAGCTTGACTGGCTCAAGGCGCATGGCCCATTGCGGGTTGGCCTGGTATTGCGCGCGCCGTATGCCCAGTTCGATCAACGCCTGCAACAATTGTCCGGCGCCAACGTCGACCTGATGAACGCTTTGGCGCGGACGCTGCCTGTCGAGCTGTTGTGGCGTAACTTCGCTGATCAGGCGGCGCTGGAAAAGGCGCTGCTCAACGGCGAAATCGATGTTGCGCCGGGCTTGATGCAGACCCCGGCCGGATTGCGTGTGTGGCTGTTTTCCGATCCGTACCTGCGGGTGTCGCAACTGTTGATCGGCGAACGTGATGGCAGCGCTGCGGTGGATCTGGAAAAGCTCGACAGCCTTTCCAGAGTGGCGGTGCGTATGCCAAGTCCGACCGCCGATTACCTGCGCAGCAATTTTGCGCACCTGAACCTGCAAGGTGTGCCGCTGGAGCGTCAGGCGCTGCAATTGTTGCTCAGCCAGCAGGCGCGCTATGCCGTGGTGGATGAAGCGCAACTGAGTCGCCTGCTGCGCGAACCGGAGTTTTCCGGACTGGCCGTGGTCGGTGATATCGGTTTGCCGCAATTGCTACGGGTTGCGTCACGCCGTGATGAGCCGGAACTGGCCGCGATTGTCAGCGAGGCTTTGAAGGCCATTCCGGCCCGCGAGCTGGAGCAGTTGCACGCCCGCTGGATGCCGTTGAATTCCTCCCATTTCAGCGAGTCCACCGGCCTGTGGAAGAATCTGTGCATTCTGTTGCTGGTGATGCTGCTGGCCTGTTTTGCGATTGTGGTCTGGCAACGTCGTCAGCAACAGGCACTGGAGCAGGAGTTATTGACCGCACGCGAGGACCTTGCCCGACGGGTAGAAAGTGAAGAAGCGCTGCGGCTGGCGCAGTTTTCCATCGATCAGAGCACCGTCGGCATTCTGTGGGTCAATTGGGACAGTCGCGTGCGTTACGCCAACCGGGCCGCGGAGGCAATGCTCGGCTATGCGCCGGGGCACGTCGTCGAGCGCCCGCTGATCGATTTTGAACCAGGCCTGCACATGGACCGCTGGCTCAACCTGTGGAAAAACGCCCGTTCCAGCGAAGACAGCCCGCAGGTGTTCGAGACCAACTGCCTGCGCGCAGACGGCAGCTTTCTGCCTGCCGATGTGTCCTTGAGCTTCCTGCGTTTTCACGAGGCGGAATACCTGGTGGTGTTCCTCAGTGATATCAGCGAACGACGACGCGCCCATGATCAACTGCGTGAATTGTCGGCGCACCTGGAAAGCGTGCGTGAAGAAGAAAAGGCGCGTATTGCCCGGGAAGTCCATGACGAACTGGGTCAGATGCTGACCGTCTTGAAGCTGGAAACGTCGATGTGCGAGCTGGCCTATGCCGAGCTGGACCCAGGCTTGAGCGAGCGGCTGGGCAGCATGAAACGCCTCATCGCCCAGCTGTTCCAGTTGGTACGCGATGTGGCCACTGCCTTGCGGCCGCCGATTCTCGATGCCGGGATTGCGTCGGCCATCGAATGGCAGGCGCGCCGTTTCGAGGCGCGCACGCAGATCCCCTGCCTGGTGCAAGTGCCAGACAACCTGCCGACGCTCAGCGATGCCAAGGCCACCGGTATGTTCCGGATTCTGCAGGAGGCACTGACCAACGTCATGCGCCATGCTCAGGCCCATACCGTGGAAATCAGCCTGACGCTGGAAGACGGCATTTTGTGCATGACCATCGCTGATGACGGGCAGGGCTTTGCCGTCGAGTCGGGCAGGGCGGTTTCGTTTGGCCTGGTGGGTATGCGCGAGCGAGTGCTGATGCTCGGCGGCAGACTGGAGCTGGACAGCGAGGTCGGTGAGGGCACAACCTTGCGCGCCTACATCCCGATGGACCCGACCGTACAGGAGCGACACCCGTGA
- a CDS encoding alpha/beta hydrolase family protein: MSYTFRAMFPALFLSLMLPCALPAMAADPAPDKDAAAEAPVERAPLLSRSQEDSVALERQLPTRDQQQLQAGDESFLALWKPANSEEPQGAVIILPGDAESPDWPDAVGPLRRKFPDVGWSSLSITLPDAEDDTLTAREPDAATETSADKDKAADKPASAAKDAPKDAAAKTPDPATDAEALASAATAKAAADEERNKARAERIFARIESAISFAQQNKARSIILLGHSSGAYWATRFLSERPSPTVQRLVMVAAREPVNAVPSLLDMVPTLKIKTADFIYKNPPDLAAKARLQASKRTKGPGFTQIALINIVGNEDTEQEQMFRRIRGWIDPKEDK; the protein is encoded by the coding sequence ATGTCCTACACCTTTCGCGCAATGTTTCCTGCATTGTTTTTGTCATTGATGCTCCCTTGCGCGCTGCCTGCGATGGCCGCCGACCCGGCCCCTGACAAGGACGCTGCCGCCGAAGCGCCTGTGGAACGCGCACCGCTGCTCAGCCGTTCGCAAGAGGACTCGGTTGCTCTGGAGCGCCAGTTGCCGACTCGGGACCAGCAGCAACTGCAAGCCGGAGACGAAAGTTTTCTGGCGCTCTGGAAGCCTGCCAACAGTGAAGAGCCACAAGGCGCTGTGATCATTTTGCCGGGCGACGCCGAGTCTCCCGACTGGCCAGACGCGGTCGGCCCGTTACGCCGCAAGTTCCCGGACGTGGGCTGGTCGAGCCTGAGCATTACCCTGCCAGACGCCGAGGACGACACACTCACCGCACGCGAGCCCGACGCAGCAACGGAAACCAGTGCCGATAAGGATAAAGCCGCCGATAAACCTGCCAGTGCCGCAAAAGACGCGCCGAAAGACGCCGCAGCCAAGACGCCGGACCCGGCGACGGATGCTGAAGCACTGGCCAGCGCTGCAACGGCAAAAGCGGCCGCCGACGAGGAGCGCAACAAGGCCCGCGCCGAGCGTATTTTTGCCCGGATCGAAAGCGCGATCAGCTTCGCCCAGCAGAACAAAGCGCGCAGCATCATATTGCTCGGACACAGCAGTGGCGCCTACTGGGCCACCCGGTTCCTCAGCGAGCGCCCGTCGCCCACGGTGCAGAGGTTGGTCATGGTCGCGGCACGCGAACCGGTCAATGCCGTCCCGTCGTTGCTGGACATGGTGCCGACGCTGAAAATCAAGACCGCCGATTTCATCTACAAGAACCCGCCAGACCTGGCTGCAAAAGCACGACTGCAGGCCAGCAAACGCACCAAAGGCCCTGGCTTTACCCAGATCGCCCTGATTAATATCGTGGGCAACGAAGACACGGAACAAGAACAGATGTTTCGGCGGATTCGCGGCTGGATAGACCCCAAAGAAGACAAGTAG
- a CDS encoding TerB family tellurite resistance protein, with product MLWPGTVIGAGIGYAIASIPGTMLGALLGQALDRRLKLQNWAQLRERLGGRAAIAQDSLLFVLLGRLAKSEGRVLASHIHQARTEMRRLGLNEAEQLRAINAFKRGRDGADGLRSYLRGLQRQPDIAEDLLCACWRMAWADGKASRVERELIGVWGMWLGWSAQQIEALAAEHDPMKRSPINVGDDYQGAMILLGVKPDTDPLSVKRAYRRLLSRHHPDKVAGSGANAQQVRMATEKTSELHNAYRVIKARRGFT from the coding sequence ATGCTCTGGCCCGGCACAGTGATCGGCGCAGGCATCGGCTACGCCATCGCCAGCATTCCGGGAACGATGCTCGGTGCATTGCTGGGACAGGCGCTGGACCGGCGATTGAAACTGCAAAACTGGGCGCAGCTGCGCGAGCGCCTCGGCGGACGCGCAGCCATTGCTCAGGACAGCCTGCTGTTTGTGCTGCTGGGGCGACTGGCCAAGAGTGAAGGGCGGGTGCTGGCCAGCCACATTCATCAGGCACGAACCGAGATGCGCCGCTTGGGCCTCAACGAGGCCGAGCAGCTACGCGCCATCAATGCGTTCAAGCGCGGCAGGGATGGCGCTGACGGGTTGCGCAGTTACCTGCGCGGTTTGCAGCGTCAGCCGGATATTGCCGAAGACCTGCTGTGCGCTTGCTGGCGAATGGCCTGGGCTGATGGCAAGGCTTCGCGGGTCGAGCGCGAGCTGATTGGCGTCTGGGGCATGTGGCTTGGCTGGTCGGCGCAGCAAATCGAGGCGCTGGCTGCCGAGCACGATCCGATGAAGCGTTCGCCGATCAACGTCGGTGACGATTACCAAGGCGCGATGATTCTGCTGGGCGTCAAGCCGGACACCGACCCTTTGAGTGTCAAGCGCGCTTATCGGCGGCTGCTCAGTCGCCATCACCCGGACAAAGTCGCCGGTTCGGGTGCCAACGCACAGCAGGTGCGCATGGCCACCGAGAAAACCAGCGAGCTGCACAACGCCTACCGGGTGATCAAGGCCCGGCGCGGGTTTACATGA
- the murU gene encoding N-acetylmuramate alpha-1-phosphate uridylyltransferase MurU, which produces MKAMILAAGKGERMRPLTLHTPKPLVRVGDVPLIEYHLNALRAAGFHQLVINHAWLGQQIEDYLGDGQRFDLSIRYSPEGQPLETGGGIQRALPLLGLEPFLVVNGDVWTDYDFNALRVPLSGLAHLVLVDNPAHHPTGDFSLVDGQVRDDDSVGPRLTYSGIAILHPRLFAGCEPGAFKLAPLLREAMQQGLVTGEHYQGRWVDVGTHERLAEVEQLLAETR; this is translated from the coding sequence ATGAAAGCGATGATTCTCGCCGCCGGAAAAGGCGAACGAATGCGCCCGTTGACCCTGCACACGCCCAAACCGCTGGTGCGTGTTGGCGACGTGCCGTTGATCGAGTACCACCTGAACGCATTGCGTGCCGCCGGGTTTCACCAGTTGGTGATCAACCACGCCTGGCTGGGGCAGCAGATCGAAGATTATCTGGGCGACGGTCAGCGTTTCGATCTGAGCATCCGTTACTCCCCCGAAGGTCAGCCGCTGGAGACCGGCGGCGGCATTCAGCGGGCCTTGCCGTTGCTGGGGCTCGAGCCTTTTCTGGTGGTCAATGGCGACGTCTGGACGGACTACGACTTCAACGCCTTGCGCGTGCCGCTGTCCGGGCTGGCGCATCTGGTGCTGGTCGATAACCCGGCGCATCACCCGACCGGCGATTTTTCACTCGTCGACGGTCAGGTTCGTGATGACGATTCCGTGGGCCCGCGCCTGACCTACAGTGGCATCGCGATCCTGCACCCGCGGCTTTTTGCAGGCTGCGAGCCGGGGGCGTTCAAGCTTGCGCCGTTGCTGCGTGAGGCGATGCAGCAAGGGCTGGTAACGGGCGAGCATTATCAGGGGCGCTGGGTCGATGTCGGCACCCACGAGCGTCTGGCCGAAGTCGAGCAGTTGCTCGCGGAGACGCGCTGA
- a CDS encoding aminoglycoside phosphotransferase family protein, giving the protein MSDQDIRLQSLKVWLDEQLPALFAAQNWGAVPPATLTAASSDASFRRYFRWEGAGRTFIVMDAPPPQENCKPFVDIAHLLETSGINVPKIYAEDLTQGFLLLNDLGRKTYLDVIDAENADALFDDAIQALLAYQQLPMDAPLPSYDTALLRRELELFPEWYVKRHLGIDMDEAQQADWQQVSELLINSALAQPKVLVHRDYMPRNLMISEPNPGVLDFQDAVYGPVTYDVTCLFKDAFLSWPQERVSGWLKTYWDRARAVGIPVQDDFAAFERASELMGVQRHLKVIGIFARICHRDGKPRYLDDVPRFFAYIEAVLSRRPELAQLGQLLTSLQHPAEASA; this is encoded by the coding sequence ATGTCAGATCAAGATATACGCCTTCAATCCTTGAAAGTTTGGCTCGATGAGCAGCTGCCTGCGTTGTTTGCCGCGCAGAATTGGGGCGCCGTGCCCCCGGCCACGTTGACTGCGGCCAGTAGTGATGCAAGTTTTCGTCGTTATTTTCGCTGGGAGGGTGCCGGTCGAACTTTTATTGTCATGGACGCCCCTCCACCGCAGGAAAACTGTAAACCGTTCGTGGATATCGCTCATTTATTGGAAACGTCGGGCATTAATGTTCCGAAAATTTACGCCGAAGACCTGACGCAAGGCTTTTTGCTGCTCAACGATCTGGGCCGTAAGACCTATCTGGACGTGATCGATGCCGAAAACGCCGATGCATTGTTCGACGACGCGATCCAGGCACTACTGGCCTACCAGCAATTGCCGATGGACGCGCCGCTGCCCAGCTATGACACGGCGTTGCTGCGTCGTGAGCTGGAGCTGTTTCCCGAGTGGTACGTGAAGCGCCATCTGGGCATCGACATGGATGAGGCGCAACAGGCCGACTGGCAGCAGGTCAGCGAGTTGCTGATTAACAGCGCCCTCGCGCAGCCCAAGGTGCTGGTGCATCGCGACTACATGCCGCGCAATCTGATGATCAGCGAACCCAATCCGGGCGTGCTGGATTTCCAGGATGCGGTGTACGGCCCGGTCACCTACGACGTAACCTGTCTGTTCAAGGATGCTTTTCTGAGCTGGCCGCAAGAGCGGGTCAGCGGCTGGCTCAAGACTTACTGGGATCGGGCGCGGGCCGTCGGCATTCCGGTTCAGGACGACTTTGCAGCGTTCGAGCGGGCCAGTGAGTTGATGGGCGTGCAACGGCATCTGAAAGTGATCGGGATTTTCGCGCGTATCTGCCACCGCGATGGCAAGCCACGTTACCTGGATGACGTGCCGCGTTTCTTCGCTTATATAGAGGCGGTTTTGTCACGCCGTCCCGAGCTGGCTCAGCTGGGGCAACTGCTCACCAGCCTGCAGCATCCCGCAGAGGCCTCTGCCTGA
- a CDS encoding LPS-assembly protein LptD: MALKSPAFRKKFPLLVTGSLLAMQPLATQFVVAAEQYDCSVSASGAWNCAPKSNTAAVDLPPRPVHDTTSVSSNGTVSSESTSSSGQPAGTQLVTEAKGKGLKSRSADYSHLDWVPRDKLTPAQLAETGPYCSGAYVEPLRPGMDDKTKMSEAPMFVGAKASRYEQEAQVATLAGDVVMRQGSMQVEAQEAALHQAENRGELNGNVRLRDNGALIVGDKAELQLDTGEARVDNAEYVLHKSNIRGNALYAKRAENAIIRLKDGTYTTCEPNSNAWTLKGNNITLNPATGFGTATNVTLRVKDIPVLYTPYIYFPIDDRRQSGFLPPTIAAGGDNGFTLVTPYYFNLAPNYDATLYPRYMADRGLLMEGEFRYLTKSSEGQFGGAYLNDENDERRLQSDYDKTRWMINWQHVGGLDTRWLTKVDYTDISDPYYFQDLETDQIGVKRTDYINQQGSLSYRGDTYSAVLNAQAYKLATVANVTPYNRLPQLTVNGTLPYNPGGLKFDYQTEAVRFERDLRSGSFIDENGNPETRLDNNISGLARANGDRLNLAPSVSLPMNWSYGFLTPKLKYVYTQYELDLDGTGKSQVAAAGGTFDSNQNRAVPIFSVDSGLYFDRNTNWFGKDYRQTLEPRLFYLYVPEKDQDDIPVFDTSESTFNYASLFRDNRFTGNDRIGDENKLSLGINNRWIEDNGFERQRFAIGQAFYFEDRKVQLPGIAFATRKDAQSTVSPYALEYEYRFNRDWRFSSDFNWDPDSKSTRSGSAMFHYQPEANPNKIVNLGYRYRNDQIRYDESTGTWIVGGGDYGTPGSPNYVKDYYKIQQHDFSVIWPIVPQWSVISRWQYDYNRQRTLEAFGGFEYDNCCWKMRLVNRYWIDYDEFSQAAPQNERGDRGIFLQIVLKGLGGVTGAKVDSFLDKGIQGYREREDQAF, from the coding sequence ATGGCATTGAAATCCCCCGCGTTTCGTAAAAAATTTCCGTTGCTCGTAACCGGCAGTCTGCTGGCGATGCAACCTCTGGCCACTCAGTTCGTGGTCGCCGCGGAACAGTATGACTGCTCAGTCTCTGCTTCGGGTGCCTGGAACTGTGCGCCGAAATCCAATACCGCTGCTGTAGACCTGCCTCCGCGTCCCGTGCATGACACGACGTCGGTCAGTTCCAACGGCACGGTTTCATCGGAGAGCACCTCTTCGAGTGGGCAGCCTGCGGGTACGCAACTGGTCACCGAAGCCAAGGGCAAAGGCCTGAAGTCGCGTAGTGCTGACTACAGCCACCTCGATTGGGTTCCTCGCGACAAGCTTACCCCAGCGCAACTGGCCGAAACCGGCCCGTATTGCTCGGGCGCCTACGTCGAGCCTCTTCGCCCGGGCATGGACGACAAGACCAAGATGAGCGAAGCGCCGATGTTCGTGGGAGCCAAGGCTTCCCGATACGAACAGGAAGCGCAGGTTGCGACGCTCGCCGGTGATGTCGTGATGCGTCAGGGCAGCATGCAGGTCGAGGCCCAGGAGGCCGCACTGCATCAGGCCGAGAACCGTGGCGAGCTGAACGGCAATGTCCGTCTGCGCGACAACGGTGCGCTGATCGTCGGTGACAAGGCCGAGTTGCAGCTCGATACCGGCGAAGCCCGGGTCGACAACGCCGAATACGTCCTGCACAAGTCGAATATTCGCGGTAACGCCCTGTACGCCAAGCGTGCCGAGAACGCGATCATCCGCCTCAAGGACGGCACGTACACCACGTGCGAACCGAACAGCAATGCCTGGACGCTCAAGGGCAACAACATCACGCTGAACCCGGCCACCGGCTTTGGTACAGCGACCAACGTTACCCTGCGAGTCAAGGACATACCGGTACTCTACACGCCGTATATCTACTTCCCGATCGACGACCGCCGTCAGTCCGGCTTCCTGCCGCCGACCATTGCGGCGGGCGGCGATAACGGCTTCACGCTGGTCACGCCTTACTATTTCAACCTGGCGCCAAACTACGACGCCACGTTGTACCCGCGTTACATGGCAGACCGCGGTCTGTTGATGGAAGGCGAGTTCCGCTACCTGACCAAGAGCAGCGAAGGTCAGTTCGGTGGCGCATATCTGAACGACGAGAACGACGAGCGCAGGCTGCAGTCGGACTACGACAAGACGCGCTGGATGATCAACTGGCAGCATGTGGGCGGGCTTGATACGCGCTGGCTGACCAAAGTCGACTACACCGACATCAGCGATCCGTACTACTTCCAGGATCTCGAAACCGACCAGATCGGCGTAAAGAGAACCGACTACATCAACCAGCAGGGCTCGCTGTCCTACCGGGGTGACACCTACTCGGCAGTGCTCAATGCTCAGGCCTACAAGCTGGCGACCGTTGCCAACGTGACGCCTTACAACCGCCTGCCTCAGCTGACTGTCAACGGCACGCTGCCCTATAACCCGGGTGGCCTGAAGTTCGATTATCAGACCGAAGCTGTTCGTTTTGAACGTGATCTGCGCAGTGGCTCATTCATCGACGAAAACGGCAACCCCGAAACCCGCCTGGACAACAACATCTCAGGTCTGGCCCGAGCCAACGGCGACCGTCTGAATCTGGCGCCGTCAGTCAGCCTGCCGATGAACTGGAGCTACGGTTTCCTGACGCCGAAGCTCAAGTATGTCTACACCCAATACGAACTGGATCTCGACGGCACGGGTAAAAGCCAGGTGGCCGCAGCGGGCGGCACGTTCGACAGCAACCAGAACCGCGCCGTGCCAATCTTCAGTGTCGACAGCGGCCTGTACTTCGACCGCAACACCAACTGGTTCGGCAAGGATTATCGCCAGACTCTGGAACCACGCCTGTTCTACCTCTATGTACCGGAGAAAGACCAGGACGACATTCCGGTCTTCGACACCAGCGAAAGCACGTTCAACTACGCCTCGCTGTTCCGGGACAACCGTTTCACCGGTAACGACCGCATCGGCGACGAGAACAAACTGTCGCTGGGCATCAACAACCGCTGGATCGAAGACAACGGTTTCGAGCGTCAACGCTTTGCAATCGGTCAGGCATTCTATTTCGAAGACCGCAAGGTGCAGTTGCCGGGTATCGCATTCGCTACTCGCAAAGATGCTCAGTCCACGGTTTCGCCTTACGCGCTGGAATACGAATACCGCTTCAACCGCGACTGGCGCTTCAGCTCCGATTTCAACTGGGATCCGGACAGCAAGAGCACCCGTTCGGGCAGCGCGATGTTCCACTATCAGCCTGAAGCCAACCCCAACAAGATTGTCAACCTCGGCTATCGCTATCGCAACGACCAGATTCGTTACGACGAAAGCACCGGTACGTGGATCGTTGGTGGTGGTGACTACGGGACTCCGGGCTCGCCGAACTACGTGAAGGACTACTACAAGATCCAGCAGCACGACTTCTCGGTGATCTGGCCGATCGTGCCGCAGTGGAGCGTGATCAGCCGCTGGCAGTATGACTACAACCGTCAACGCACCCTCGAAGCTTTCGGCGGGTTCGAATACGACAACTGCTGCTGGAAAATGCGTCTGGTCAACCGCTACTGGATCGACTACGACGAGTTCAGCCAGGCAGCGCCTCAGAACGAGAGAGGCGACCGCGGCATATTCCTACAAATCGTGTTGAAGGGGCTCGGCGGTGTGACTGGCGCCAAGGTAGACAGCTTCCTCGACAAAGGCATCCAAGGTTATCGTGAACGTGAAGACCAAGCTTTCTGA
- a CDS encoding peptidylprolyl isomerase: protein MKTKLSDCLRPLMLGALLLSGAVHAAVQPLDSVVAIVDNDVIMKSQMDQRVREVQQTIAKRGSGVPPAEALQKQVLDRLILENLQLQMGERAGIRVSDEELNQAIGTIAQRNNMSVDQFRAALAHDGLSYDDAREQVRREMIISRVRQRRVAERIQVSEQEVKNFLASDQGKAQLSEEFHLANILIATPDSASSEAIQAAAIKAKSIYDQLKKGADFGKLATTNSSSENALEGGDMGWRKAAQLPPPFGDMLSSMPIGDVTPPARTPGGFIILKLLEKRGGQGQAQMRDEVHVRHILIKPSEIRSEVATKLLAQKIYDRIENGEDFATLAKSFSEDPGSALNGGDLNWVDPNSLVPEFREVMSNTPQGVLSKPFKTAYGWHVLEVLGRRATDATGQAREQQALSVLRNRKYDEELQTWLRQIRDEAYVEIKLPGATQAEQ, encoded by the coding sequence GTGAAGACCAAGCTTTCTGATTGTCTGCGCCCGCTGATGCTGGGCGCGTTACTGCTGAGCGGTGCTGTGCATGCGGCGGTTCAACCTCTGGACAGCGTTGTGGCCATCGTCGATAACGACGTGATCATGAAAAGCCAGATGGACCAGCGTGTGCGCGAAGTTCAGCAAACCATCGCCAAGCGCGGCTCTGGCGTACCGCCAGCCGAAGCGCTGCAAAAGCAGGTTCTGGATCGTCTGATTCTGGAAAACCTGCAATTGCAGATGGGTGAGCGGGCCGGGATTCGGGTCAGCGATGAAGAACTGAACCAGGCGATCGGCACCATTGCCCAGCGTAACAACATGAGCGTGGACCAGTTCCGCGCCGCGTTGGCGCATGACGGCCTGTCTTATGACGATGCGCGCGAGCAGGTTCGCCGGGAAATGATCATCAGCCGCGTGCGTCAGCGCCGTGTTGCAGAGCGTATCCAGGTGTCCGAACAGGAAGTGAAAAACTTCCTGGCATCCGATCAGGGCAAGGCTCAGCTGTCTGAAGAGTTTCACCTGGCCAACATTCTGATCGCGACACCGGATAGCGCTTCCTCGGAAGCTATCCAGGCCGCGGCCATTAAAGCCAAGAGCATTTATGATCAACTGAAGAAAGGTGCGGACTTCGGCAAGCTTGCCACCACCAACTCTTCCAGCGAAAACGCACTGGAAGGTGGCGACATGGGCTGGCGCAAAGCCGCTCAGCTGCCACCGCCGTTCGGTGACATGCTCAGCTCAATGCCGATTGGTGATGTGACGCCTCCGGCACGTACGCCGGGTGGCTTCATTATCCTCAAGCTGCTGGAAAAACGTGGCGGTCAGGGCCAGGCACAGATGCGCGATGAAGTGCATGTGCGCCATATCCTGATCAAGCCAAGCGAAATCCGCAGCGAGGTGGCGACCAAGCTTCTGGCGCAAAAAATCTACGACCGTATCGAGAATGGCGAAGACTTCGCGACGCTGGCCAAGAGCTTCTCGGAAGATCCGGGCTCGGCGCTTAACGGCGGCGATCTGAACTGGGTTGATCCTAACTCGCTGGTTCCGGAATTCCGTGAAGTCATGAGCAATACGCCGCAGGGTGTACTGTCCAAACCGTTCAAGACGGCTTATGGCTGGCACGTGCTGGAAGTGCTGGGTCGTCGTGCCACAGATGCAACCGGTCAGGCGCGTGAGCAGCAGGCGCTGAGCGTACTGCGCAACCGCAAGTACGACGAAGAGCTGCAAACCTGGTTGCGTCAGATCCGTGACGAAGCCTACGTCGAGATCAAACTCCCTGGCGCGACCCAGGCTGAACAGTGA
- the pdxA gene encoding 4-hydroxythreonine-4-phosphate dehydrogenase PdxA yields MKPKRFALTPGEPAGIGPDLCLLLATQPQPYPLIAITSRSLLLERAAQLGVAVNLLDVTADALPDLPAPAGSLYVWDTPLAAPVVTGVLNKANAAFVLQTLTRAGQGCLDGLFSGMITAPVHKGVINDGGIAFSGHTEFLAELTHTEQVVMMLATGDLRVALVTTHLPLRDVADAITPDRLERVTRILHADLVNKFGIAHPRILVCGLNPHAGESGHLGREEIDIIEPTLERLRSEGLDLRGPLPADTLFTPKYLEHCDAVLAMYHDQGLPVLKYKGFGAAVNVTLGLPIIRTSVDHGTALDLAGTANIDTGSLHVALQTAYQMAETYS; encoded by the coding sequence GTGAAACCCAAGCGTTTCGCACTGACACCCGGCGAGCCGGCCGGCATAGGTCCTGACCTCTGCTTGCTGCTCGCCACGCAGCCTCAGCCCTACCCCCTGATTGCAATCACCAGTCGTAGCCTGCTTCTTGAGCGGGCCGCGCAACTGGGTGTGGCCGTCAACCTGCTTGATGTCACTGCCGACGCCCTTCCCGACCTGCCGGCCCCTGCTGGCAGTCTTTACGTCTGGGACACTCCACTGGCTGCCCCGGTCGTGACCGGCGTACTGAACAAGGCCAATGCCGCGTTCGTCTTGCAAACCCTGACCCGCGCCGGGCAAGGCTGTCTCGACGGGCTGTTCAGCGGCATGATCACCGCCCCGGTGCACAAGGGCGTGATCAACGACGGTGGCATCGCTTTTTCCGGACACACCGAATTCCTTGCCGAACTGACCCACACCGAACAGGTGGTGATGATGCTGGCGACCGGCGACCTGCGCGTGGCGCTGGTGACCACTCATCTGCCCCTGCGCGACGTCGCTGACGCTATTACGCCGGATCGACTGGAGCGCGTGACACGCATCCTGCATGCTGATCTGGTCAACAAGTTCGGCATCGCCCACCCGCGCATTCTGGTCTGCGGCCTCAACCCTCATGCTGGCGAAAGCGGGCATCTGGGTCGCGAGGAAATCGACATCATCGAACCGACTCTGGAGCGTCTGCGCAGCGAGGGCCTGGATTTGCGCGGCCCGCTGCCTGCCGACACTCTGTTTACCCCCAAATATCTGGAGCACTGCGATGCGGTGCTGGCGATGTACCACGATCAGGGCCTGCCCGTGCTGAAATACAAAGGTTTCGGCGCAGCAGTCAATGTGACGCTCGGCTTGCCGATTATCCGCACCTCTGTCGATCACGGCACGGCGCTGGATCTGGCTGGCACCGCGAACATCGACACCGGCAGCCTGCACGTGGCGCTGCAAACCGCTTACCAGATGGCCGAGACCTATTCATGA